ccggctttcacctgcagagcgcaattatgatgttggaaaccgtgagctgttggctgtcaagcttgccctggaggagtggcgtcactggctggaggggtccacagttccgttcctggtctggaccgatcacaaaaacctcgaatacatccgcaatgccaaacgtcttaaccccagacagtcccgctgggccttgtttttcaccagattcaacttcaccctgtcataccgcccaggttctcggaacaccaagccggacgctctctcccgtcagtttcataaggatgacgccccttcccaggaacctgcatcaattctgcccgatccctgcgtcgtagctgccctgacctgggatatcgaggaggaaattcaagaggccctccgtgaccatcccagtcccagtgcatgcccagacggtcgtctcttcgtcccagagaatttgaggtcccgggtcatacagtggggacacaactcccgccttgcctgccacccaggctccgcccgcacctgccatctccttgcccagcgcttctggtggtcttctttgagaagggatgtccgagaattcgtccgtgcctgccccacctgcaatcagaacaagtcctccactcggccccccgctggtttactccagcccttgcctgtgcccacacgaccctggtcccacatctccttggactttgtaactggcctcccaccatcaggtgggatgactgtcattctcactgtggttgaccggttcagcaagatggcacacttcattcccctccctaaactgccatctgccagagagactgcccaggctgttcttgatcatgtcttccatctacacgggctgcccagggatgttgtctctgaccgaggcccgcaattcacctctacattctggaaggagttctgccgtcttctaggggccacagtgagtctcacctctgggttccacccccagtccaatggtcaatccgagcgggcaaaccaggagctggagaaggcgctgcggtgcatggtttctcgcaaaccccaggcttgggcacaacaactgatgtggatagagtatgctcacaactccctcacctgctctgccactggtatgtcacctttccagtgtgtgtatggctaccagccccccctgttccccagccaggaaggagatgtgtcctgcccgtctgccctcgcctatgcccgccattgccgtcgtacctggtcacaagctcgtgccacgctactcaagtcagctgtcagctatgccactggggctaaccgccggcacccgcctaccgtgttggccagaaggtgtggctgtcagccaaggatctcccactgcgggtggaatcgcgtaaactggcacctcgattcctcggcccgttccctatccagagggtcatcagcccaaccgcagtccggctccagttgccaacctccatgagggtgcaccctactttccatgtttcgaaagtcaagccgacgcatgaaagcccgctggtccccgtgccgcttcctcctcctcctcctcgcctcgttgacggtgggctggtgtacaccgttcgacgcctgcttcggtccagacggcgaggtaggggcctccagtatctcgtcgactgggagggctatggacctgaggagagaacctgggtgccagccagtcggattgtggaccggacactcatcgccgacttccaccgtctgcatcctgatcaacctgcaatccgtaggggccgccccagaggggtccctaaccgtcctgcccgcccggcttcctgtcctgtgcctgaccctgtctcggtacctgtcccgtcttctgtccacgaccctccagctccctccgaggatgaggatgttcgcTCGGAccactcggaggaattctagccctccaccggctcccctccgccctcccgacgtggtgtcactcttggggacttctggggccgtcccttaggggggggggttctgtcatgagctctctctctgcctggtaacacacgctgattgaagtctgatgacctccacctgttcctgccctgctctgcctcaccctcgttacctaccagctgcactgcattcaccactcatcatgccctgtatataaagccttgcttttcagtccacacttgtcagatcgtctgcaaccagcaccagttacctgcctgttttggaaaacgcctctgactctttgcctgtgatcccggacccgctcgactacttctgtgttctccagccccggtaatcttgacctgccttccgtccctcttctacgaataccgcctagtccttgactgtactgctgcttcgtttcaattgctgttgtgtgggtgtttcccccaggacttcccggatcatccagctcctgccatcgctgttcggctactgggggaacacacacacgcagactcttggaactcctgtacccccccccggaacccctgaaacccccttaacccccaacccttaaataaacttttgaacgtgacgcttttgtggtcctcgtcctgtttggtgtctgacacatagttatcagctggctaaaatcatatctataagaaaggagcttctttgttgccatcggaaactgtacctcaacaccaacgtccttgacctgtggtgttccccaggggtcgatcttggggccactattattcaacctctatatgctcccacttggacaaatcattcaaaataatttgatttcatatcatagctatgcagatgacacacaaatttacttagctctatcaccaaacgactatggtcctcttgaatctatgtgtcagtgtatagaacaaatcaacacctggatgtctcaattttcttcagctgaacaaagaaaaaactgaagtaattatatttggtaaaaatgaggaaagacttagggttgccactctccttgacacaaaagggttgaaggcaaaggatactgttaaaaatcttggtgtattaattgacagtgatctaaattcaCAACAACAgtcacatgaaagcgataactaaatccgctttttaccacctcaaaaatattgccaaactcagagggctgatgtcaaaacatgacttagaaaaactcatttatgcatttatctccagcagggttgattactgcaatggactgttcacaggccttcctaaaaagactattaaacagcttcaggtgatacaaaatgcagcagctaggactctaacaaaaactaaaagaactgaccacattactccaattcttaagtccttgcactggcttccagtaagtcacagaattgactttaaagcactattgcttgtttataaatcagtaaatggagcagggcctaaatacctgtcagacatgcttcagcagtacacaccttctcgtcctctcaggtcccaggtgaaaaacctgctagtaaaacctacagttagaactaaacatggtgaagcagcttttagctgctatgcggctcagctgtggaaccaactttcggatgacattaaaaaggccccaactgtagccagttttaaatctagacttaagaccaaactgttctcagatgctttctgctaactgtgccgagttacacattctgaatctgccttgataattattctactttgtcttttattactttttttactacttttgcctttgtttttgcttactaattattatttatttttaaatgattttaccttgtgttttatgttttctttttattatgatctttaccttttaactattctttgactatattgcccttttatgcttttatttgttattattgtttggttttgtttatgtaaagcacattgaatgacctctgtgtatgaaatgtgctatataaataaacttgacttgacttgacttgggtctaaaagtccaggatgttatgtggctgagggtggaggggggagagagttcagcatcctaacagcctggtgtatgaagctgttggtgagtctggtggtgcgggagcgcaggcttctgtacctcttcccagagggcagtggatcaaacaaattgtgagcggggtgacttgcatcactcacaattgtggtcgccttgcgggtgaggtgggaggtgtaaatgtccttcagggaggggagtgaagcgccaataatccttccagctgtgttcactttgcgctgcagggctttcctgttgtattcagtgcagcttccgccccacacagcgatacagctggagaggatgctctcaatggtgcctcggtagaatgtggtcatgatggctggtggagcacttgctcgcctgagtttccgcaggaagtacaggcggcgctgagctttcttcaccagtgatgcagtgttggtggtccaggagaggtcttcactgatgtgcacccccaggaatttggtgctgctcactctctccaccacagcaccgtcgatggtcagtggcaggtgttgggtgtgacctctccggaagtcaacaacaatctccatggtcttgctgacgttcagcaggaggttattgtccctgcaccacgtggtcagaaggtcgacctccatcctgtattgagtctcgtcgcccttggtgatgagacccaccagagttgtgtcgtcagcaaatttcacaatgtggttgttgctgtaggttgcagtgcagtcatgcgtcagcagggtgaagagcagcggactgagcacgcagccttggggggcccccgtgctcagtgtgatgctgcttgaggtattgttgccaacacatactacttgaggcctctgacagaggaagtccagtagccagttgcagaggtaggtagtgagccccagtttgtcaagtttgcagatgagttgttgtggtattatggtgttgaatgcagaactgaagtctataaacagcaatcttaCATATGGCTGTGGGGTATCATGGCTGAAGGGATGACTTGTTTTGCCCTCTGTGGGACTGAGGGAGGGCGGGTCTGTGAGGATGACCTGTTGGTGGAGTGACCTGCTGGTGGAGTGACCTGCTGGTGGAGTGTGGCAAATCTGCTGGGTGATGTGTGGCCCGAACGCTACTTTGGTTAGGCATGGGAGTGGGGTAGTGGGTGTTTCTTGGGGTGGGCAGGGGAGGTGGGCGGGGTCTGGGGGGAGGTGTGAAGCTGGGTGTAGTGGGGCTACGGCCTAGGGCAGCATCTTTAAGGGTCTTTGCAAAAGACCGCACGCCATCCTTGTGGAGATGTATTCCATCATACATGTCATGAAGGCTGATGGTGGGGTTATGTGCCAGGTGTACATTGGGCAGGGTGGAACACCTCCTGCTGACCTCTGCATTGATCCCGTTGATGAGATGCGGAGCTGTGTCATGACGTGGAAGCAATGTTGACATCACGATGCGTTATCTAGGAAAGTCCCTTCTTGCTCTTTCTGCCACTCTCTTTATGGCTTCAGCTGTGCCACCCTTCAATGAATGGAGATCATTCGTGCCAGTGTGTATAATGATACACTGGGGGTCTCCAAGAGGTCCCTTCCTCAGGAGCtgctgtgcatgttgtgtggtACTGCAGGGCCTGACTATCGCCTTGTGCACAGGGAATAGCCGCTGTAGATCCAGGAACCGCCTGTTGGAATTCATGAGGAGGACGATTTCTTGGCTGTGTACTTTCTGCTTGTTTAAATCAGGGTCCAGGCCAGAGGGTGGCGGGGgttgaggggaggggggtttgACAGAGCAGGATGGTGTGGTGAGttgtgaggggagagaggactGGCTGGGTTGATGCTGAGGAGGAGGCTGGGAGGGGTTTAAGAGCTGATCTTTTAGATGCTGTAGTTGTTGTGTGAGGGCCCCCTCCCTGTTCAcactgtctatctatctatctatctatctatctatctttctatctatctatctctctctatctatctctctatctctctctctatctctctctctaggtgGCCTTCTGGCTGCGGGAGAACGAGGAGCGCAAGCAGCAGATCCTCACACTCAAGGAGACCGTCTCCGAGCTGCAGGAAGAGCTACGCAACCACCGTCACCGCGTCAAAGTGCTggagctgcaggtgtgtgtgtgtgtgagagagagaaagacaggtgaTTTGGTGGACTGCTTTAGTAGGCAGGCTAAggagggcaggtgtgtgtgtgtgtgtgtgtgtgtgtgtgtgtgtgagagagagattggtgtTTTAGTAGGTAGGCTATGGAGGGCAGGTGAGATTTAAGTGTCAGGTTAAtcagctcgatggtgttttaagcccccaccgtcgacttcaaggcacttaacccttgCCTATCCCTAACCCTAACGCTAACCTATCTCTATCCCTAACGCTAACCTTAACCCTTCCCTATCTCTAACGCTAACCTATCCCTAACGCTaacctattcctaaccctaaccttaacccttgcCTATACATAATGCTAATCTTTACCTAACGCTAACCTTAACCCTTCCCTATCCCTAACACTAACCTATCCCTAACGCTAACCTTAACCCTTCCCTATCCCTAACACTAACCTATCCCTAACGCTAACCTTAACCCTTGCCTATCCCTAATGCTAATCTTTACCTAACGCTAACCTTAACCCTTGCCTATCTCTAATGCTAACCTATTCCTAagcctaaccttaacccttgcCTATACATAATGCTAACGCTAACCTTAACCCTTGCCTTTCCCTAACGCTAACCTATCCCTAATGCTaaccttaacccttagaacccgattgacgcaaagtgcgtcaaaaaacacaccctttcttctctgttacattgctccgcaactgttcatcacagcgagatgaaacctttattgtgtgacagaggagaagtggggctttccaacgagcctgcgcacttgtctgtacgatcaagtatgaaaatttaaaaaaatcatgaaattaaatcaaattgcatcatatttacagtctatacttctctgcgttcacctgcacacccattactctcatttgaattactcgcaaacccgtgatcgcatagatatggcaagcctgtcagatgaaagaggagactcagGGCTAAACAATGGTACCATGCACATCGACccttctggcttatgaaaacagaagaagtgactgcaaaataataatgtcatgtacacaaaccaacgctgcacacccattactctcgtttgaattactcgcggacccgtgatcggatagatatgccacgcattacattacatttggctgacgcatttttagccaaagcgactaacaacatggtaaacagtttaagttttagagcaattctcaacaattttaggacaatttaaaaacattagagtacagtaagaataagtgcatcagtgagtgctgttttttacagttacttgtcagtttaagacggctggtgagtgctaggatcagtaagacttgttgtaagtgttgctatgagtgaggagatgttctctaaagagctgggtcttcaggagttttttgaaaatggagaaggatgtccctgcccttgtaggaactggcagtgtgttccaccaacgaggaacaacaaatgagaaaagtttggattggtttgagcgtaccggtggtagagctagacgtcgttcgtctgaggagcgcagcggtctggaggtagcgtatgtctgtatgagggcattcaagtaggtgggagcagaaccggagactactttgtaggcaagcgttagagccttgaatttgatgcgggccgccataggtagccagtgtaggtggatgagcagcggggtaacgtgcccttttgggttggttgtagaccaggcgcgccgccgcgttctggatcatctggacgcatgtcagatgaaagaggagacacagagctatcatttgataccaagtacatccttctgggttataaaacagacgacgtgacagcaaaataataacttcatatagctggacttaccccacgtttttgtctgtttttgtggcaaagcatgtttataatccaacgctatcgtgtgtttctctatggcaaaacatgttcataatccggttttgagatcctagcaaattcctgcatggcatccaattcaaggctcacattgcatcccaatttgttcaacaaagaaacaccatttttgcctttactttgttcatggcaatgcagtaaaaagttgagaatcattatgagtgcataggcccagggtgcgatttgtagggggggatggtgaggatttccccccctctggttttcctatccctacctctgctaaattatttttatccctggtggggacaacatttatccccctctgcccttcatattgattaatgctacttcatataagtaaagcgctgcaacgtgagaacagtctagtaggctagcctacataataatctgacatcagaaacgcaccgtcaccgtcagcactgatgctgctgacacagtggctgcgtgataacttaatttggtcttgatcgtgcaggacatttcagaatgtcgagtgtgtaatccatcataaatggctaggttcaatggaaaagttagctggacaaatgaaagaaaacgagaaggattcagtgaagcataataatgttttagaaccttcaaaattagaaaactgatgcaactgagatgaaggacaactgcacgtagagtagaacgtaggcctattgtccaaaggaacttacattaaatgaggagatatttgctgaatgtcacaaaaagtgttacagaaatggcttggcatcgcttattcaatggctctctacagaaacacctgtagtttgcggaggacgaacgagaaagcactcgtttgataaatcagccagtagtagacaaataacttttagaaataatctgtactgcaaaaacgaatgttggtaggtatttaaactatctagcgggtgttttaacaggtGCAAaaaaatagaagcttcatggtctttatgttctggttcgtaaattattttcataaaacttcaagttgccctataactttactctccaaactcttcactgcactgtaggcaattaactgacagtatgataggctatttattttctgtaggctaaacacatttattttttcaacttttgcaatattacgcacttggctactgaacacaaatcagcaggagagagaatgcacgtagcctatacGCAGCGTGTAgagcaatgtgtaggctatttggttaccaactgtTACCAACTATTTGgttaacactgttagccaattcactaacttaagacttcagtgccatcatatacaacgttttttacacaacaaatacagaaaggatggaggcagcaaaagtagagaagtcatttcagatggggcaagaacaaggtgaatttgtatgcttgtcaaaacgtagtcctaccctgcattagaggagctgatcatcataccaagcacactcactgtttaaagtcatacaccacggtgactaaaactaaaatgttacaaaggtggcaaaaacaatatagggtattattagccatgacattactaggctatgaatcgttcgttcattttttttttttttggggggggggggggggggtttacaaacgtattcaaaatcatccccctctctggtttttacacaaatcgcaccctgcataggcctacaccataggatcacgcaggctaacacgcaaactcgggtcaggtcaggtcaggtcagatcagttcgtgtcacagatatggagcgcagaaaggtcatttttcatcactaaataaaaaatggcatttatttccgaaaatcacacaccacatatttctgtaaattgctcagccccagagtatccctccaacatggcaatcatattgcccgattcaggacagtctgccctacacacacatggaatgcatgtagagctatgctagtactaatacatgaaatggcagatctggatagcctagactctgctgaaaaaaacaatatataatatgtgtgtggcacttacaatgaccagaataaatccttatgaataaaggtagtgaaaatgccctaaaaacagcttagggttctaagggttaacccttgcctaaccataATGCTAACGCTAACCTATCCCTAAcgctaaccttaaccctaacgctagtgccttccatgcagcctGGAAGAttacgttgggggcttaaaagaCCATCGAGCGGTTAGTCACCCAGTGGACTCTGATCCATGAtcccctgtgtatgtgtgtgtgtgtgtgtgtgtgtgtgtgtgtgtgcaggctggagagtgtctgtatgtctggagagcattgtgtgtgtgtgtgtgtgtgtgtgtgtgtgtgtgtgtgtgtgcatgtgtgtcgtcCCCCTGCTAAAGTGTCCTTGAACTAATAGGATGAGCAGTGAGGTGCTGGCTGAGCTCCACGTGCAtccgctgtgtgtgtatgcgtatttgtatatatgtatgtgtatctattccacctgtgtgtgcgtgtgtgtgtgcctatctgTATATGGGTGTGCAATTATtccacctgtatgtgtgtgtgcttatctgtatatatgtttgtgcatttattccacctgtgtgtatgtgtgtgtgtgtgtgcttatctgtatatatgtatgtgtatctattccacctgtgtgtgtgtgtgtgtgtcatcgaTGGAGCAGCGTGTTCACGAGCTGGAGGAGCACTATGCTGAGGCcttcacctctgtgtgtgtgtgtgtattcatggtgtctgtgtgtttctgtattcattttgtgcgtgtgtgtgtgtgtgtgtgtatttatggtgtgtgcgtgtgtttctgtattcattgtgtgtgtgtgtgtgtgtgtgtgtgtgtgtgtgtgtatttatggtgtctgtgtgtgtttctgtattcattttgtgtgtgtgcgtgtattcatatcatatcatgttgtgtgtgtgtgtgtgtgtgtgtgtgtgtgtgtctgtattcatatcatgttgtgtgtgtgtgtgtgtgtctgtgtgtgtgtgagtattcatatcatatcatgttgtgtgtgtctgtattcatatcatgtgtatgtgtgtgtgtgtgtctgtgtgtgtattcatatcatatcatgttgtgtgtgtgtgtgtgttagagtgaggAGCGTAACCGTGTGAACTCGTCGCTGGAGCAGCGCGTCCATGAGCTGGAGGAGCACTATGCCGAGGCCTCCACCCTGCTCCACCTGCAGGGGTCGCTGTTGTACGACCTGCAGGCCCAGATGGGGAACCTCTCCCTGCAGGTGGAGAAGGTGCGGCGCAACCCGGGATGCATGATCAACATCGTCAGAACCAGCCCCCTGCTCAGCGCTCAGGAGGCACTGcacccaggtacacacacacacacacacacgcacgcacgcacacacacacacgcacacacaaacgcacacacgtacacacacacacacacacacacgcacacacacacacgcacacacacacacacacgcacacacaaacgcacgcacgcacacacacacacacacacacacacgcacacacacaaacacacacacacactcacgcacactcacgcacacacacgcacgtacgcacgcacgcacgcacgcgcagcCCGCTGCTCAGCACTCAGGAGGCACTGCACccaggtacacatacacacacacacacacacacacacacacatgcacacacacacacacacacaacatcaacatcgtCAGAACCAGCCCCCTGCTCAGCGCTCAGGAGGCACTGcacccaggtacacacacacacacacacacacacacacgcacgcacgggaGGCGAGTACGCtaaggcgtcggggagtgaggtttaccaacgttccacaagcacagctaagctagctggcatccacactcactgtgtgtgtctcctctacAGAGATGCAGAATGTGAGGAACTGTCTCCATCTACTATAACActtgtttgtctgcgtatgtgtgtgtgtgtgtgtgtgtgtgtgtgtttcctccacAGAGGTGCAGCATGTGAGGAACTGCCCTATAGACTGCGCCTCCATCTACTATAATGGGGTGCGTCGCTCAGGCATCTTCACCGTGGTGCCGTCGCTAGGGGCAACCCCTGTGGAGGTGTACTGTGACATGGAGACGGACGGTAAGCTGCAGTTACAGCTGTCCCTCCCCCTGCCTGTCTGCAGTTACAGCTGTCTGTCCCTCCCCCTGCCTGTCTGCAGTTACAGCTGTCTGTCCCCCTGCCTGTCTGCAGTTACAGCTGTCTGTCCCCCTGCCTGTCTGCAGTTACAGCTGTCTGTCCCCCTGCCTGTCTGAAGTTACAGCTGTCTGTccccctgcctgtctgcctactgtatctgtctgtctctctggctgtgtgtttgtctgcagtcacagctgtctctctgcctgtgtatctgtctgtgggcctagctgtctctctgcctgtgtatctgtctgtgggCCTAGCTGTCTGCTTGTCTATAGTCAcagttctgtctgtctctctctctaaagtATTCTTTATCTTACCATTCTAacacatgtctctgtgtgtgtgtgtgtgtgtgtgcaggtggtgGTTGGACGGTGATACAGCATCGGCAGGACGGCTCGGTGAACTTTGACCGCAGCTGGACCGAGTATAAGGAGGGTTTTGGGGACCTCCACACGGAGTACTGGCTGGGAAACTCCCACATCCACGACCTGACCAGCCAGGGGGACTACACACTCCGCATCGACCTGGAGGATTGGAGCTCCAAGCACAAATACGCCCTCTACCAGAgcttcaggtacacacacacacac
The nucleotide sequence above comes from Alosa sapidissima isolate fAloSap1 chromosome 6, fAloSap1.pri, whole genome shotgun sequence. Encoded proteins:
- the si:ch211-203k16.3 gene encoding angiopoietin-related protein 7 isoform X1; its protein translation is MGGEEWRAWRAVPRLSPLRLTGTLLLLCVAVRVAGGDGDDYTQRVSQASQCGEYSNQLQEDGTCRLVATLPQMDEQRCPDMFRCTDEVAFWLRENEERKQQILTLKETVSELQEELRNHRHRVKVLELQSEERNRVNSSLEQRVHELEEHYAEASTLLHLQGSLLYDLQAQMGNLSLQVEKVRRNPGCMINIVRTSPLLSAQEALHPEVQHVRNCPIDCASIYYNGVRRSGIFTVVPSLGATPVEVYCDMETDGGGWTVIQHRQDGSVNFDRSWTEYKEGFGDLHTEYWLGNSHIHDLTSQGDYTLRIDLEDWSSKHKYALYQSFSIEDEATQYRLHVSGYSGTAEDSFSWYHDKQGFSTPDTGNVCAEISHAGWWYNQCFYANLNGVYYKGGRYSPKAKNPLGPDGIVWFTWKDSDYYSLRRVSMMIRPRTFRPHLSP
- the si:ch211-203k16.3 gene encoding fibrinogen-like protein 1 isoform X2 translates to MTKVAFWLRENEERKQQILTLKETVSELQEELRNHRHRVKVLELQSEERNRVNSSLEQRVHELEEHYAEASTLLHLQGSLLYDLQAQMGNLSLQVEKVRRNPGCMINIVRTSPLLSAQEALHPEVQHVRNCPIDCASIYYNGVRRSGIFTVVPSLGATPVEVYCDMETDGGGWTVIQHRQDGSVNFDRSWTEYKEGFGDLHTEYWLGNSHIHDLTSQGDYTLRIDLEDWSSKHKYALYQSFSIEDEATQYRLHVSGYSGTAEDSFSWYHDKQGFSTPDTGNVCAEISHAGWWYNQCFYANLNGVYYKGGRYSPKAKNPLGPDGIVWFTWKDSDYYSLRRVSMMIRPRTFRPHLSP